In the Streptomyces sp. BHT-5-2 genome, one interval contains:
- a CDS encoding ferredoxin: protein MRIHADQEKCCGAGSCVLAAPDVFDQREEDGIVVVLDAEPPAALHEAVREAAAICPAAAITVTD, encoded by the coding sequence ATGCGCATCCACGCCGACCAGGAGAAGTGCTGCGGCGCCGGCAGCTGCGTCCTCGCCGCGCCCGACGTCTTCGACCAGCGGGAGGAGGACGGCATCGTGGTCGTCCTCGACGCCGAGCCGCCCGCCGCGCTCCACGAAGCGGTCCGCGAGGCGGCGGCCATCTGCCCGGCCGCCGCGATCACGGTGACCGACTGA
- a CDS encoding cytochrome P450, with product MTTAERTAPPESLTVPASRAPGCPFDPAPGIADATRTEPLTRATLWDDSPCWLVTGHQEVREVLGDPRFSADAHRPGFPFLTAGAREIVGNSRTFIRLDDPEHARLRRMLTADFMVKKVEAMRPDVQRLADELLDRMTDGRTTADLVTDFALPLPSLVICLLLGVPYEDHEYFQERSRILLSLRSTPEEVRAAQDELVEYLARLARAKRERPDDAIVSRLVARGELSDTEIATMGRLLLVAGHETTANMTALSTLALLRNPEQLARLRAEPALVKGAVEELLRYLTIVHNGVPRIATEDVAVGGRTIRAGEGVLCMINSANRDAGVFPGGDALDVSRDARRHVAFGFGVHQCLGQPLARVELQIALETLIRRLPGLHLAIPYEEIPFRSDMAIYGVHSLPIAW from the coding sequence ATGACGACCGCAGAACGCACCGCTCCCCCCGAGTCCCTCACCGTCCCGGCCAGCCGCGCCCCGGGCTGCCCCTTCGACCCCGCCCCCGGCATCGCCGACGCGACCCGCACCGAGCCGCTCACCCGCGCCACGCTCTGGGACGACTCCCCCTGCTGGTTGGTGACGGGCCATCAGGAAGTCCGGGAGGTGCTCGGCGACCCGCGCTTCAGCGCCGACGCCCACCGCCCCGGTTTCCCGTTCCTCACCGCCGGAGCCCGCGAAATCGTCGGCAACAGCCGGACGTTCATCCGCCTGGACGACCCGGAGCACGCCCGGCTGCGCCGGATGCTCACCGCCGACTTCATGGTCAAGAAGGTCGAGGCGATGCGCCCCGACGTGCAGCGCCTCGCCGACGAGCTGCTCGACCGGATGACCGACGGGCGCACCACCGCCGACCTCGTCACCGACTTCGCGCTGCCGCTGCCGTCCCTGGTGATCTGCCTGCTGCTGGGCGTCCCCTACGAGGACCACGAGTACTTCCAGGAGCGGAGCCGGATCCTGCTCTCGCTGCGCTCGACGCCCGAGGAGGTCCGGGCGGCCCAGGACGAGCTGGTGGAGTACCTGGCCCGGCTCGCCCGGGCCAAGCGGGAGCGGCCGGACGACGCCATCGTCAGCCGCCTGGTCGCCCGCGGCGAACTCTCCGACACGGAGATCGCCACCATGGGCCGGCTACTGCTGGTCGCCGGCCATGAGACGACCGCCAACATGACCGCGCTGTCCACCCTCGCCCTGCTGCGCAACCCCGAACAGCTCGCCCGGCTGCGCGCCGAGCCCGCGCTCGTCAAGGGGGCCGTCGAGGAACTGCTGCGCTATCTGACGATCGTTCACAACGGCGTCCCCCGGATCGCCACCGAGGACGTCGCCGTCGGCGGCCGCACCATCCGCGCCGGCGAGGGCGTCCTGTGCATGATCAACTCGGCCAACCGGGACGCCGGGGTCTTCCCCGGCGGCGACGCCCTCGACGTGTCCCGGGACGCCCGCCGCCATGTCGCCTTCGGCTTCGGCGTCCACCAGTGCCTGGGCCAGCCGTTGGCCAGGGTGGAGCTCCAGATCGCGCTGGAAACCCTGATCCGCCGACTGCCGGGCCTGCACCTGGCGATCCCCTACGAGGAGATCCCGTTCCGCAGCGACATGGCGATCTACGGGGTGCACTCCCTGCCCATCGCCTGGTAG
- a CDS encoding MarR family winged helix-turn-helix transcriptional regulator, giving the protein MPDPATHQDPTAALQKVLATLSYLLTRSQAHERQASQAGVTAGRSDLYLLMALEDSGGVSRVGDLAVQMMVEPPHVTRQIRQLEAQDLVERTPDELDRRARRIAITPRGRAVLESFRQARLAGLRQALSDFDAAELVTTKAVLDRLVDYVRDKHAEEGPGVQGERGA; this is encoded by the coding sequence ATGCCGGACCCCGCGACCCACCAGGACCCCACCGCCGCACTGCAAAAAGTGCTGGCCACGCTGTCCTATCTGCTCACCCGCTCACAGGCGCACGAGCGGCAGGCGAGCCAGGCGGGGGTCACGGCCGGCCGCTCCGATCTCTATCTGCTGATGGCGCTGGAGGACAGCGGAGGGGTCAGCCGGGTCGGCGATCTCGCGGTGCAGATGATGGTCGAGCCGCCGCATGTCACCCGGCAGATCCGGCAGTTGGAGGCGCAGGACCTCGTCGAGCGCACCCCGGACGAGCTGGACCGGCGGGCCCGCCGGATCGCGATCACACCGCGCGGCCGGGCCGTCCTGGAGAGCTTCCGGCAGGCCCGACTGGCCGGATTGCGCCAGGCGCTCAGCGATTTCGACGCCGCCGAACTGGTCACCACGAAGGCGGTCCTGGACCGCCTCGTCGACTACGTCCGCGACAAGCATGCGGAGGAGGGACCGGGAGTGCAGGGGGAGCGGGGGGCGTAG
- a CDS encoding flotillin family protein: MFGYRVPAPDQAMLISGGRRGQGGAPFRVVTGHGKFVLPVFRKVRFLTLALCESEVAEKCVTRQGIALTVRAVIAFKVGNDTESIVNAGQRFLSDQEQMSILTGRIFAGHLRSIIGSMTVEEIVTERQKLATEVLETSKTEMAKIGLIVDSLQIQSIDDGDTGYIAAMSAPHKAAIQQKAQVAQARATQASVEAQQEAARNQAEYNRQTAVVQAEYSAEVDRAQAQAAQAGPLAQAHAQQEVLAAQTELAERRARLRQQELVAEVVKPAEAEAERIKLLAMAEAERMKIQAEAAASHDRVALDRMLIDQLPQIVKEASAGLANANVNVLNGTDGLGEIAAGLVGQGLTILDSVRRNLATPPSPDNAGNSGAQNGNGTTHSGRVEIE, encoded by the coding sequence ATGTTCGGTTACCGCGTTCCTGCCCCTGATCAAGCCATGCTGATCTCCGGTGGCAGGCGGGGGCAGGGCGGTGCGCCATTCCGGGTGGTGACCGGCCACGGCAAGTTCGTGCTGCCGGTCTTCCGCAAGGTCCGCTTCCTGACGCTGGCGCTGTGCGAGTCCGAGGTCGCCGAGAAGTGCGTGACCAGGCAGGGCATCGCGCTCACGGTGCGTGCCGTGATCGCGTTCAAGGTCGGCAACGACACCGAGAGCATCGTCAACGCCGGCCAGCGCTTCCTGTCCGACCAGGAGCAGATGTCGATCCTGACCGGCCGGATCTTCGCCGGTCATCTGCGCTCCATCATCGGCTCGATGACGGTCGAGGAGATCGTCACCGAACGGCAGAAGCTGGCCACCGAGGTCCTGGAGACCTCCAAGACCGAAATGGCCAAGATCGGCCTGATCGTCGACTCGTTGCAGATCCAGTCGATCGACGACGGCGACACCGGCTACATCGCGGCGATGTCCGCCCCGCACAAGGCGGCCATCCAGCAGAAGGCCCAGGTCGCCCAGGCCCGGGCCACCCAGGCGTCGGTCGAGGCACAGCAGGAGGCAGCGCGCAATCAGGCCGAGTACAACCGCCAGACCGCAGTCGTCCAGGCCGAGTACTCCGCCGAGGTGGACCGCGCACAGGCCCAGGCCGCGCAGGCCGGCCCGCTCGCCCAGGCACACGCCCAGCAGGAGGTCCTGGCGGCCCAGACCGAGCTGGCCGAGCGCCGGGCCCGGCTGCGCCAGCAGGAACTGGTCGCCGAGGTCGTCAAGCCCGCCGAGGCGGAGGCCGAGCGCATCAAGCTGCTGGCCATGGCCGAGGCCGAGCGGATGAAGATCCAGGCCGAGGCCGCCGCCTCGCACGACCGGGTGGCCCTGGACCGGATGCTGATCGACCAGCTCCCGCAGATCGTCAAGGAGGCGTCCGCGGGTCTGGCCAACGCCAACGTCAACGTCCTCAACGGCACCGACGGCCTCGGCGAGATCGCCGCCGGCCTGGTCGGCCAGGGCCTGACCATCCTGGACTCGGTCCGCCGCAACCTCGCCACCCCGCCCTCGCCCGACAACGCCGGGAACTCCGGCGCCCAGAACGGCAACGGCACCACCCACAGCGGCCGCGTCGAGATCGAGTAG